A genomic window from Shewanella vesiculosa includes:
- the bioA gene encoding adenosylmethionine--8-amino-7-oxononanoate transaminase, producing MAFSDTNTTIDYAFDQQHIWHPYTSMTQSLPVYGVVSAQGCELTLDSGKVLIDGTSSWWSCVHGYSHPTIVAAMQQQLSTLSHVMFGGITHQPAIETSKRLVQMTSANLTKVFLADSGSIAVEVALKMALQYWQGRNQPQKQRIMTVKSGYHGDTFAAMSVCDPDGGMHTMFGNNVTKQVFIPAPTSKFNDPLNQTDTLALDAAFTQHHQDIAAVIIEPIMQGAGGMRFYSPAYLVKLRQLCDQYDVLLILDEIATGFGRTGTLFAYEHANIEADILCVGKALTGGYISLAATLCSDEVACGISDSPAGVFMHGPTFMGNPLACAAATASLDLLLKGDWQQQVKDIEAHLTRTLPAAMASKQVKDVRVLGSVGVIEMLSPVNTAALQKAFVDLGVWVRPFSRYIYIMPPYTISAEQLTQLTSAMLSVADTIVPSEDNQTLISHG from the coding sequence ATGGCATTTTCCGACACAAACACCACTATCGACTACGCTTTCGATCAACAACACATTTGGCACCCTTATACCTCGATGACCCAGTCTCTGCCTGTATATGGCGTCGTTTCGGCCCAGGGATGTGAACTGACATTAGACAGCGGTAAAGTGCTTATTGATGGCACGAGTTCATGGTGGTCATGTGTGCACGGTTACAGTCATCCGACCATTGTTGCTGCAATGCAACAACAGCTGTCAACACTGAGTCATGTCATGTTTGGCGGCATAACCCACCAACCCGCTATTGAGACGTCAAAACGTTTAGTGCAGATGACCAGCGCCAATTTAACCAAAGTATTTTTAGCCGATTCTGGCTCGATTGCAGTTGAAGTCGCCTTAAAAATGGCGCTGCAATATTGGCAAGGCCGCAATCAGCCGCAAAAACAACGCATTATGACCGTAAAAAGTGGTTATCACGGTGATACCTTTGCAGCGATGAGCGTGTGTGACCCAGACGGTGGAATGCATACCATGTTTGGCAACAATGTGACTAAACAAGTATTTATCCCTGCGCCAACGTCTAAGTTTAATGATCCGCTTAATCAAACCGATACACTCGCGTTAGATGCTGCATTTACGCAACACCACCAAGATATCGCCGCGGTGATTATTGAACCCATCATGCAAGGTGCTGGCGGAATGCGTTTTTACTCCCCAGCTTATCTGGTTAAACTGCGTCAACTTTGTGACCAATATGACGTGTTACTGATATTAGATGAAATAGCCACTGGATTTGGCCGTACTGGCACCCTATTCGCTTATGAGCATGCCAATATTGAGGCCGATATTTTGTGTGTTGGTAAAGCCTTAACTGGTGGATATATTAGTCTTGCTGCCACCTTATGCAGTGACGAAGTGGCCTGTGGTATTAGTGATTCGCCCGCTGGCGTGTTTATGCATGGGCCCACTTTTATGGGTAACCCGTTGGCATGTGCTGCAGCAACCGCCAGCTTAGACTTACTGCTTAAAGGCGATTGGCAACAGCAGGTAAAAGATATTGAGGCACATTTAACACGCACCTTGCCCGCTGCCATGGCGTCAAAGCAGGTAAAAGATGTAAGAGTGCTCGGCAGTGTCGGAGTAATAGAAATGCTCTCGCCAGTTAATACCGCAGCCTTGCAAAAAGCCTTTGTTGATTTAGGTGTGTGGGTAAGGCCTTTTAGTCGCTATATCTACATCATGCCGCCATATACCATTAGCGCAGAACAATTAACCCAATTAACCTCTGCCATGTTATCTGTTGCCGACACCATTGTCCCCAGCGAAGATAATCAAACTTTGATTAGCCATGGATAA
- the bioB gene encoding biotin synthase BioB produces MSLAEVRHDWQKTEIEALFALPMNDLLFKAHSIHRETFDPNEVQISRLLSIKTGACPEDCKYCPQSARYDTGLEKERLLEIEKVLTEAKSAKAAGASRFCMGAAWRNPRDKDMPYLTQMVKDVRALGMETCMTLGMLSPDQASRLADAGLDYYNHNLDTSPEYYGDVITTRTYQSRLDTLTNVRASGMKVCSGGIVGMGEQATDRAGLLQQLANLEQHPDSVPINMLVKVAGTPFENIDDLDPLEFVRTIAVARIIMPKSRVRLSAGRESMSDELQSMCFFAGANSIFYGCKLLTTSNPEENDDMSLFRRLGLHPEQGPQANIESDSALLAKASAKQDKSTKQFFDAAAL; encoded by the coding sequence ATGTCGTTAGCTGAAGTTCGTCACGATTGGCAAAAAACAGAAATCGAGGCATTATTTGCGTTGCCTATGAATGATTTATTGTTTAAAGCCCACAGTATTCATCGTGAAACATTTGACCCTAACGAAGTGCAGATCAGTCGTCTTTTATCGATTAAAACCGGTGCATGCCCAGAGGACTGTAAATATTGTCCACAAAGTGCGCGCTATGATACCGGTCTAGAAAAAGAACGTTTACTTGAAATTGAAAAGGTATTAACCGAGGCTAAAAGCGCTAAAGCTGCTGGTGCATCACGTTTTTGCATGGGCGCTGCTTGGCGCAACCCGCGTGACAAAGACATGCCATATTTAACACAAATGGTAAAAGATGTTCGTGCTTTGGGCATGGAAACCTGTATGACATTAGGCATGCTATCGCCTGATCAAGCCAGCAGATTGGCTGATGCAGGTTTAGATTATTACAACCATAACCTTGATACCTCACCAGAATATTACGGCGATGTTATCACCACCCGTACTTATCAAAGTCGTTTAGATACGCTGACAAACGTGCGAGCCTCTGGGATGAAAGTCTGTTCTGGCGGGATTGTTGGTATGGGCGAGCAAGCCACCGATCGCGCAGGTTTATTGCAGCAACTTGCTAATTTAGAACAACATCCAGATTCAGTACCGATCAACATGTTAGTAAAAGTGGCCGGTACACCGTTTGAAAATATTGATGATCTTGACCCGCTTGAATTTGTCCGCACCATAGCAGTGGCTCGGATTATTATGCCTAAGTCGCGGGTGCGTTTGTCTGCCGGACGTGAAAGCATGAGTGATGAACTGCAATCCATGTGTTTTTTTGCGGGGGCTAATTCAATTTTCTACGGTTGTAAGCTATTAACTACGTCAAATCCAGAAGAAAATGATGACATGAGTTTATTCCGACGTTTAGGGTTACATCCTGAGCAAGGTCCACAAGCCAACATCGAATCTGATAGCGCATTATTAGCCAAAGCGAGTGCTAAGCAAGATAAGTCGACTAAGCAGTTCTTTGATGCAGCTGCGCTATAA
- a CDS encoding 8-amino-7-oxononanoate synthase has protein sequence MTLLGQTDMGQHPLTERISNKLADLQVLGLLRQRHVSETKPHAMVDFSHNDYLGLAHEPALVRALYAGAQQYGVGSRASPLVSGYNQAHFALEQRLCELTGHQACMLFSSGFSANNALMKTLFSNKDTVLADKFVHASVIDGLKDSGSQIRRFLHNDVNSATRLIERNPHTVVVTESVFSMDGDIAPIAELSRLCQQHDCWLIVDDAHGFGVLPSSFVNANNVDIQVVTFGKALGGQGAAILASKNVIDYLVATSREYIYSTALSPANAQLALAAINWQQDHPQLLTQLTANIALFRQVALEHQLEITASMTAIQPIMIGDNHRVLVIAEHLKQQGFLVGAIRSPTVPVGQARLRITLNAQHQASDICALVSAVAQLIQHNDVNDI, from the coding sequence ATGACGTTATTAGGCCAGACTGATATGGGGCAGCACCCATTAACCGAGCGGATAAGTAATAAGCTTGCGGATCTGCAGGTGTTAGGCCTTTTACGCCAACGACATGTGTCGGAAACCAAGCCACATGCAATGGTTGATTTTAGCCATAATGATTATTTAGGCTTAGCCCATGAACCTGCTTTAGTTCGAGCTCTGTATGCTGGAGCGCAGCAGTATGGTGTTGGCAGCCGTGCATCACCTCTTGTTAGTGGTTATAACCAAGCCCATTTTGCCCTTGAACAGCGTTTATGCGAGCTGACGGGGCATCAAGCGTGCATGTTATTTAGTTCTGGTTTTAGCGCTAACAACGCGTTAATGAAAACCTTGTTTAGCAACAAGGATACTGTCTTAGCCGACAAGTTTGTGCATGCCTCAGTAATTGATGGCTTAAAAGACAGTGGTAGTCAGATTCGGCGCTTTTTACATAACGATGTTAACAGTGCAACGCGACTGATCGAGCGCAACCCTCATACAGTTGTGGTTACTGAAAGTGTATTCAGTATGGACGGTGACATTGCCCCGATAGCTGAATTATCTCGCTTATGTCAGCAACATGATTGTTGGCTGATTGTCGATGATGCCCATGGCTTTGGGGTATTACCGAGTTCGTTTGTTAATGCCAATAATGTGGATATTCAGGTGGTGACATTCGGCAAAGCATTAGGAGGTCAAGGTGCGGCAATTTTAGCCTCTAAAAATGTGATTGATTACTTAGTGGCAACTTCGCGTGAATATATTTATTCTACCGCGTTATCGCCCGCAAATGCTCAGTTGGCATTAGCGGCGATTAATTGGCAGCAAGACCATCCACAGTTATTAACACAATTAACGGCAAACATCGCCTTATTCAGGCAAGTTGCACTTGAGCATCAACTTGAGATCACGGCTTCAATGACAGCGATCCAGCCGATTATGATTGGCGATAATCATCGCGTTTTAGTTATTGCTGAGCACCTAAAACAACAAGGTTTTTTGGTGGGGGCTATTCGCTCACCAACGGTGCCAGTCGGGCAGGCCCGTCTTCGTATTACGTTAAATGCACAGCATCAAGCCAGCGATATTTGTGCACTGGTTAGTGCAGTGGCCCAGCTTATTCAGCACAATGATGTTAATGATATTTAG
- a CDS encoding methyltransferase domain-containing protein: protein MTLDNSVANKFSRAAPLYKQHDVLQRMSAQQLLQHANLYGTLLDIGAGPGTCFKAFNDVKQVIAADIAHGMLTQLAQQYSDYLCLCCDAQALGLQSASIDSIYSNLALQWCQTLPKAFNEFHRVLRVGGECHLSVVIDGSLAELQTLGFHVNQFHSVSALKSAFITSQTMPPDWDSIDIQVETITVYFADLRSLLYSIKGVGASSAQADEEKQRAVLSKQQWQQRVALAESLRTDKGLPLTYQIAYIRAKRG, encoded by the coding sequence ATGACGTTAGATAACTCGGTTGCAAACAAGTTTTCAAGAGCAGCACCTTTGTATAAGCAACATGATGTGTTGCAGCGTATGAGTGCTCAGCAATTATTACAGCATGCCAATTTATATGGCACTCTACTCGATATTGGAGCCGGTCCGGGTACATGTTTTAAAGCTTTCAATGACGTGAAACAGGTTATCGCGGCAGATATTGCGCATGGCATGCTAACGCAATTGGCGCAACAGTATTCTGATTACTTATGCCTTTGTTGTGACGCTCAAGCGCTGGGTTTACAAAGTGCATCTATTGACAGCATTTATTCCAATTTAGCTTTGCAGTGGTGTCAGACGCTACCCAAAGCTTTTAATGAATTTCATCGCGTATTACGAGTGGGCGGTGAATGTCATCTCAGTGTTGTTATTGATGGCAGCTTGGCTGAATTGCAAACGTTAGGGTTTCACGTCAATCAATTTCACTCTGTATCAGCCCTTAAGTCTGCTTTTATCACCTCGCAAACAATGCCTCCTGATTGGGATAGTATCGATATCCAGGTTGAGACTATTACGGTTTATTTTGCCGACTTACGTAGCTTACTTTATTCAATTAAAGGGGTGGGGGCATCCAGTGCTCAAGCAGATGAAGAAAAGCAACGCGCAGTGTTGAGCAAACAACAATGGCAGCAACGGGTTGCATTAGCTGAAAGCTTACGTACCGACAAAGGTTTACCATTAACTTATCAAATTGCGTATATCCGCGCTAAACGAGGCTGA
- the bioD gene encoding dethiobiotin synthase has translation MYFVTATDTDSGKTLISAALLSKATGNKCGFKPIASGCESTEDGLRNSDAMMLMTQSNMDLPYQSVNPICFAPAIAPHIAARQVNHTLTAQGVLDTMYHPAMQSADLALIEGAGGWRLPLGNGEYLSDTVKLLKAKLQNTKPQTELVNHMNYPSDWPSSIDVILVVGMKLGCLNHALLTQEALLADGLTIAGWVANQVDPQMAFIDDNLDSLKQIMTGPFLGYVPYLAKPTAINAARYLQMPS, from the coding sequence CTGTATTTTGTGACTGCAACAGACACTGACAGTGGTAAAACGCTAATTTCAGCGGCACTTTTATCTAAGGCTACAGGTAATAAGTGTGGCTTTAAACCCATAGCATCAGGGTGTGAGTCTACAGAAGATGGCTTGCGCAATAGCGATGCCATGATGCTAATGACCCAATCTAATATGGATTTGCCATATCAAAGTGTTAATCCTATTTGTTTTGCCCCAGCAATTGCACCGCATATTGCCGCTAGGCAAGTAAACCATACTTTAACTGCCCAAGGTGTTCTTGACACTATGTACCACCCGGCGATGCAAAGTGCTGATTTAGCCTTAATTGAAGGTGCAGGTGGTTGGCGTTTACCATTGGGCAATGGCGAATATTTGTCTGATACAGTTAAATTATTGAAAGCTAAGCTGCAAAATACTAAGCCACAAACTGAATTAGTCAATCACATGAATTACCCATCAGATTGGCCATCGAGTATCGACGTTATTCTCGTCGTAGGCATGAAGCTAGGTTGTTTAAATCATGCTTTATTAACTCAAGAAGCACTGCTAGCAGATGGATTAACGATAGCTGGTTGGGTTGCAAATCAGGTGGATCCTCAGATGGCTTTTATTGATGACAACCTCGACAGTTTAAAGCAAATAATGACCGGTCCATTTTTGGGATATGTGCCTTATTTGGCTAAGCCGACGGCGATTAATGCCGCCCGTTACCTGCAGATGCCTAGCTAA
- a CDS encoding DUF413 domain-containing protein: protein MSQQSFINAKQGIDANSNGHSNSFQSTKRFYDDANFPMGFKRCGDFTSKEADLLEQHGQAMKNLADGSQLPCNVDEDQFIRVLQGMLPATTPMELLWSKYCRLAKGKPFYAVVGTIHAPASSKVEIEFDDVEEEVSDTDEPE from the coding sequence ATGTCTCAGCAATCATTTATCAATGCAAAACAAGGTATTGATGCTAACTCCAATGGTCATAGCAACAGTTTTCAGTCAACTAAACGCTTCTATGATGACGCGAATTTCCCTATGGGGTTTAAGCGTTGTGGTGATTTTACCAGTAAGGAAGCTGACTTGCTTGAACAACACGGTCAAGCAATGAAAAATCTAGCCGATGGCTCGCAATTACCTTGTAATGTTGACGAAGACCAGTTTATTCGCGTTCTTCAAGGCATGTTACCCGCAACAACACCAATGGAGTTATTGTGGTCTAAGTATTGCCGTCTAGCAAAAGGTAAGCCGTTTTATGCTGTCGTTGGTACTATTCATGCGCCAGCAAGTTCTAAAGTTGAAATTGAATTTGACGATGTTGAAGAAGAAGTTTCTGACACCGACGAGCCAGAATAA
- the hdfR gene encoding HTH-type transcriptional regulator HdfR — protein MDTDLLKTFLEVSRTRHFGKAAENLYLTRSAVSFRIKQLEGILGIELFERLRNNIQPTPAGERMLGHAEAVLNAWERAKQDIILNQQHNAQLALSAGNNIWDAYLQGFLQPLHLGLEGVALRTDVLSASVMTRQLIERTLDIAITFDPPKLDGVTLVKLAQVKLYLVSKQQGVKLAQTANLPYIKVDWGTAFNITHAQDFTMLPLPVLHTSSARMALDFMLNNSGCAFLPEALIQPYLDNGTLSRVDDAKCIYRHVYAAYWAENERLAYIEQAISILTTDKLTV, from the coding sequence ATGGATACAGATTTATTAAAAACCTTCTTAGAAGTATCTCGTACTCGACACTTTGGTAAAGCGGCTGAAAATCTCTACCTTACCCGAAGTGCTGTTAGTTTTAGGATAAAACAGTTAGAAGGTATTTTGGGGATAGAGCTGTTTGAACGTTTGCGTAACAATATTCAACCTACCCCAGCAGGTGAGAGAATGTTGGGCCATGCTGAGGCGGTGCTTAATGCTTGGGAGAGGGCAAAACAAGATATTATTTTAAATCAGCAGCACAATGCTCAGTTGGCTTTATCGGCTGGTAATAATATTTGGGATGCTTATTTACAAGGTTTTTTACAGCCACTGCATTTAGGTTTGGAAGGTGTTGCTTTGAGGACTGATGTTTTGTCTGCATCAGTGATGACTCGCCAGCTTATTGAACGCACTTTAGATATTGCGATTACCTTTGATCCTCCAAAACTTGATGGGGTCACATTAGTTAAGCTTGCTCAAGTAAAACTGTATCTAGTGTCCAAACAGCAGGGCGTTAAGCTGGCTCAAACGGCTAATTTACCTTATATAAAAGTCGATTGGGGCACAGCCTTTAATATCACTCACGCCCAAGATTTTACCATGTTGCCTTTACCGGTCCTGCATACCAGCTCTGCTCGCATGGCATTGGATTTTATGTTGAATAATAGTGGCTGTGCATTTTTGCCTGAAGCACTCATTCAACCCTATTTAGATAATGGCACTTTATCTCGTGTAGATGATGCAAAATGTATCTATCGACATGTGTATGCTGCTTATTGGGCTGAAAATGAAAGGCTTGCCTATATTGAACAAGCTATTTCAATATTAACAACAGATAAACTTACGGTTTAG
- a CDS encoding diacylglycerol kinase, whose protein sequence is MKPENNHGLKRIFRATGFSMKGLKSAWKHEAAFRQETVLAGLMFPVALLLNISATERILLIMTLLIVLIVELLNSAIEAVVDRVGDEIHPLSGQAKDIASAAVFISLVLCTITWGIIIWPLVF, encoded by the coding sequence ATGAAACCTGAGAATAATCATGGTCTAAAGCGCATTTTTCGAGCAACGGGATTTTCAATGAAGGGCCTAAAGTCTGCGTGGAAACATGAAGCCGCTTTTAGACAAGAAACCGTACTGGCCGGCTTAATGTTCCCTGTTGCACTATTACTCAATATCAGTGCAACTGAACGCATTCTACTTATCATGACCCTATTAATTGTTTTGATTGTCGAATTATTAAACTCTGCGATTGAAGCTGTTGTAGATCGCGTCGGAGATGAAATTCATCCTCTTAGTGGTCAAGCGAAAGATATTGCTTCAGCAGCAGTATTCATCAGTCTCGTCTTGTGTACTATCACCTGGGGGATCATTATTTGGCCACTAGTGTTCTAA
- a CDS encoding DNA ligase has protein sequence MPKIPSVIFSLMIALYSLTTHSAVLSKPPIQLATQYQPDITVAEYLVSEKLDGVRGYWDGRQMLTRSGRKVVLPASFTLGFPEVAIDGELWLGRNQFEHISALVRRLDTSAEDWQQVKFMMFDLPDHPGTFVERYLAMQKWAEQTDPTHLQVIKQDTVATTEALFDRLDSVVNAGGEGLMLHFKQAHYAVGRSEYIVKLKPKYDAEAVVIGHTQGKGKYRGQLGALIVKTPAGIVFNIGSGFSDKQRENPPLIGSVITYQYLGLTQKGTPRFASFLRERPSQ, from the coding sequence ATGCCTAAGATACCCTCGGTTATATTTTCACTGATGATTGCACTGTATAGTTTAACAACGCACAGTGCTGTTTTATCTAAACCTCCCATCCAGTTAGCAACACAATATCAACCAGATATTACCGTCGCTGAGTATTTAGTCAGTGAAAAACTTGATGGTGTGAGAGGTTATTGGGATGGTCGTCAAATGCTGACTCGTAGTGGTCGAAAAGTGGTGTTACCAGCATCATTTACCTTGGGCTTTCCTGAAGTGGCTATTGATGGCGAACTCTGGTTAGGGCGTAATCAGTTTGAGCATATTTCAGCATTAGTTAGGCGTCTGGATACATCCGCTGAAGATTGGCAACAAGTAAAGTTTATGATGTTCGACTTACCAGATCATCCTGGCACTTTTGTTGAACGCTATTTAGCGATGCAAAAATGGGCTGAGCAAACTGATCCCACTCATTTACAGGTTATTAAGCAGGACACAGTAGCGACAACAGAGGCACTGTTCGATCGACTTGATAGTGTTGTGAATGCCGGTGGGGAAGGATTAATGTTACATTTTAAACAAGCTCATTATGCCGTGGGGCGCAGCGAGTATATTGTTAAACTCAAACCTAAATACGATGCTGAAGCCGTGGTCATTGGTCATACCCAAGGAAAAGGTAAATATCGAGGTCAATTAGGCGCGTTAATTGTAAAAACGCCAGCTGGAATTGTGTTCAATATTGGCAGTGGTTTTAGTGATAAACAGCGAGAAAATCCGCCGTTAATTGGTTCAGTCATTACTTATCAGTATTTAGGCTTAACTCAAAAAGGCACTCCAAGGTTTGCTAGTTTTTTGCGCGAACGGCCATCACAATAG
- a CDS encoding low molecular weight protein-tyrosine-phosphatase, whose amino-acid sequence MMDDKYLFNVHSVLFVCMGNICRSPTAEAIFRQLAKQHSLQLEIDSAGTIAYHQGHSPDRRSMIAGHKRGLDFTDMKARQVIDADFEHFDLILAADVSNLAELTERCPVHLRYKLQLMLSFGDSAVKEVPDPYYGGEKGFERVIDLLEASLTALAVSLASH is encoded by the coding sequence ATGATGGATGATAAATATCTTTTTAACGTTCACTCTGTGCTATTCGTCTGTATGGGCAACATTTGCCGTTCGCCAACAGCAGAGGCTATCTTTAGGCAACTAGCTAAGCAGCATTCACTTCAGCTTGAAATCGATTCTGCCGGCACCATCGCCTATCACCAAGGTCATTCTCCTGATCGTCGCAGCATGATTGCAGGCCATAAGCGTGGACTTGATTTTACCGATATGAAGGCTCGACAGGTCATTGATGCTGATTTTGAGCACTTTGATTTAATTTTAGCGGCAGATGTTTCTAATTTAGCTGAGTTAACTGAGCGATGTCCTGTGCATTTACGGTATAAGTTACAGTTGATGTTAAGCTTTGGAGACTCTGCGGTTAAAGAAGTGCCTGATCCATATTATGGTGGGGAAAAAGGGTTTGAGAGGGTTATTGACTTGCTTGAGGCTAGTTTAACGGCATTAGCGGTATCACTAGCTTCACATTGA
- the ylqF gene encoding ribosome biogenesis GTPase YlqF — translation MAIQWYPGHMHKARKEIEEAMPQVDLVIEVLDARIPYSSENPMVSQLRGDKPCIKLLNKSDLADPEITAQWIEYLEREQGVQASAITTLQPGMVRSIPDLCRKLVPHRDTMEKDIRTMIMGIPNVGKSTIINTLAGRTIAKTGNEPAVTKNQQRINLRNGIVLSDTPGILWPKVDNEASSYRLAVTGAIKDTAMEYEDVAMFAAAYFLKAYPDEICERYKLKSLPDSDIELLEAISRSRGALRPGGRVDYHKVSELLLHEYRSGKIGLLSLETPAMAEVEKVEVARKLAEKELIKQQKIEQEKLKRSGKRYND, via the coding sequence ATGGCAATTCAGTGGTATCCAGGACACATGCACAAAGCACGTAAAGAGATCGAGGAGGCGATGCCTCAAGTGGATCTCGTTATTGAAGTGCTCGATGCACGTATTCCATACAGCAGTGAAAACCCAATGGTGTCACAACTTCGCGGTGATAAACCTTGTATTAAACTGCTCAATAAATCTGATTTAGCGGATCCAGAAATTACGGCTCAGTGGATTGAATACCTAGAGCGTGAGCAAGGTGTACAGGCATCGGCAATCACCACCCTACAACCGGGAATGGTAAGAAGTATTCCTGATCTTTGTCGCAAACTAGTGCCGCACCGTGACACCATGGAAAAAGATATTCGTACCATGATAATGGGCATTCCTAACGTCGGTAAATCAACAATTATTAACACCCTAGCGGGCCGCACTATTGCTAAAACAGGTAATGAACCCGCGGTAACTAAAAATCAGCAGCGGATCAACTTACGTAACGGTATCGTTTTGTCAGACACGCCAGGGATCTTATGGCCTAAAGTCGATAACGAAGCCAGCAGTTATCGCCTAGCGGTCACTGGTGCAATTAAAGACACAGCAATGGAATACGAAGATGTGGCCATGTTTGCTGCAGCTTATTTCCTTAAAGCCTACCCCGACGAAATTTGCGAGCGTTATAAGCTTAAATCGCTGCCTGACAGTGATATTGAATTACTCGAAGCCATTAGCCGTTCTCGCGGAGCACTCCGTCCTGGTGGGCGTGTTGATTACCATAAGGTCTCTGAACTATTACTGCATGAGTACCGCTCAGGTAAAATTGGTTTATTAAGCCTTGAAACACCGGCAATGGCTGAAGTCGAAAAAGTTGAAGTCGCGCGTAAGCTGGCTGAAAAAGAACTGATCAAACAACAAAAGATAGAACAAGAGAAACTAAAACGATCTGGCAAACGTTATAACGATTAA
- a CDS encoding isopenicillin N synthase family oxygenase produces the protein MKLNTIDYQAPNSAQHFVESLRETGFGVLTNHPIQKQLVEDIYNEWYSFFQSEQKNDFLFKAETHDGFFPASISETAKGNNVKDIKEYYHVYPWGRIPESLKANILAYYEHANALASELLSWIEQYTPADVAAKYSIPLPDMIAQSQKTLLRILHYPPMKGDEEMGAIRAAAHEDINLITLLPAANEPGLQVLTKEGEWIDVPSDFGSIIINIGDMLQEASGGYFPSTSHRVINPQGTDKTKSRISLPLFLHPNPQVVLSERYTADSYLMERLRELGVI, from the coding sequence ATGAAACTAAATACAATTGATTACCAAGCACCTAATAGTGCCCAACATTTTGTTGAATCACTGCGCGAAACCGGCTTTGGTGTACTTACTAACCACCCAATTCAAAAGCAGCTTGTTGAAGATATATATAATGAGTGGTATAGCTTCTTTCAGTCAGAACAAAAAAATGATTTTTTGTTTAAAGCTGAAACACATGATGGCTTCTTTCCCGCATCAATTTCTGAAACGGCTAAAGGCAATAACGTAAAAGATATCAAAGAATATTATCACGTATACCCTTGGGGACGCATTCCAGAGTCGTTAAAGGCGAATATCCTTGCTTACTACGAACACGCTAATGCGCTAGCGTCTGAATTACTGAGCTGGATTGAACAGTACACACCTGCAGACGTCGCGGCTAAATATAGTATTCCATTACCCGACATGATTGCGCAAAGCCAAAAAACCTTGTTACGCATTCTTCATTATCCTCCAATGAAAGGAGATGAGGAAATGGGCGCAATCCGTGCCGCTGCGCATGAAGACATTAACTTAATTACCTTGTTACCAGCAGCGAATGAGCCTGGCTTACAAGTGCTGACTAAAGAAGGTGAATGGATTGATGTGCCAAGTGATTTTGGTAGCATTATTATTAATATCGGCGACATGTTACAAGAAGCCTCAGGCGGCTATTTCCCATCAACATCTCACAGAGTCATCAATCCTCAAGGCACAGACAAAACCAAGTCTCGTATCTCATTACCGCTGTTTTTACACCCAAATCCACAAGTGGTGTTATCTGAGCGTTATACGGCTGATAGCTATTTGATGGAAAGATTACGCGAATTAGGCGTGATTTAA